In the Nitrospirales bacterium LBB_01 genome, one interval contains:
- a CDS encoding L-seryl-tRNA(Sec) selenium transferase, producing the protein MQQTSNKTLRGLPSVDKLLQSEECQNWLKDFPRRVVLKAIRESLEEKRTELLQNGSESKVSGNLFEVIEKKLTESGSFSLKPVINATGIVIHTNLGRAPLSDKTLKHLTTVASGYSNLEYDLNTGSRGKRHVHLTALLKELTGAEDAMVVNNNAAAVFLALTALTSQRKEVIVSRGELIEIGGSFRIPDIMAAGGAILKEVGTANKTHLYDYENAISDNTGLILKVHRSNFKLTGFTEEVETADLVKLAAKTSKALMYDLGSGCLIDLKPWGIHTEPVVSDVVKAGVDIVTFSGDKLLGGPQCGVIAGKQRYIEILRKHPLARALRVDKFTISAMEAVLMDYVSSDDITKNIPVLEMLLCDPAKIKERALKIKKGLKSLQNFTVTVREDDSEAGGGSLPGVKFKTYTVQVKHSEIPAEQLQKLVRDGKTTTKTPLIGRIKDDTLILDVRTIFDSQIQEVIEIFREVN; encoded by the coding sequence ATGCAACAAACATCGAATAAAACGCTGAGAGGGCTTCCTTCGGTTGATAAATTACTTCAATCGGAGGAATGCCAGAATTGGCTAAAAGACTTCCCACGCAGAGTTGTTCTAAAGGCGATAAGGGAATCTCTTGAGGAAAAACGCACAGAGCTTCTCCAGAACGGCTCTGAAAGCAAGGTCTCTGGCAATTTGTTTGAAGTAATAGAAAAAAAACTCACAGAATCCGGCTCATTTAGCCTAAAACCTGTTATAAACGCTACAGGCATAGTTATACACACAAATCTTGGCAGAGCGCCGCTTAGTGACAAAACCCTTAAACATCTTACCACTGTAGCCTCAGGGTACTCTAACCTTGAGTATGACCTGAATACCGGCAGCCGGGGTAAGCGGCATGTCCACTTGACCGCACTTCTTAAGGAGTTGACCGGAGCTGAGGACGCTATGGTGGTAAATAACAATGCTGCGGCTGTGTTTTTAGCGCTCACTGCACTGACGTCTCAAAGGAAAGAGGTAATCGTCTCTCGCGGAGAGCTTATAGAAATAGGCGGCTCATTTCGCATTCCTGATATAATGGCTGCAGGTGGCGCCATACTGAAAGAAGTCGGAACGGCTAACAAAACCCATCTCTATGACTACGAAAATGCAATCTCTGACAACACGGGGCTGATTTTAAAAGTACATCGCTCTAATTTTAAACTAACCGGATTTACCGAGGAGGTTGAGACAGCAGATTTAGTAAAGCTGGCGGCAAAGACGTCAAAAGCGTTGATGTATGATCTTGGAAGCGGCTGTCTTATTGACCTAAAGCCATGGGGAATACACACAGAACCTGTAGTGAGCGATGTGGTCAAAGCAGGAGTTGATATAGTAACATTTAGTGGAGATAAGCTCCTTGGCGGCCCCCAGTGCGGAGTAATTGCTGGCAAGCAAAGATATATAGAGATATTGAGAAAACATCCTCTTGCAAGGGCTTTAAGAGTGGATAAGTTTACAATATCTGCCATGGAGGCAGTCCTTATGGATTATGTAAGTAGTGATGATATAACTAAAAATATTCCGGTTCTTGAAATGCTTCTGTGTGATCCAGCCAAAATAAAAGAGCGTGCTCTTAAAATTAAGAAGGGATTAAAATCGCTTCAAAATTTTACTGTGACTGTCAGAGAGGATGACTCAGAAGCCGGAGGCGGCTCACTGCCCGGCGTTAAGTTTAAAACTTACACGGTACAGGTTAAACACTCCGAAATACCGGCTGAACAATTACAGAAACTTGTTAGAGATGGGAAAACGACCACAAAAACTCCACTTATCGGGCGAATTAAGGACGACACTTTGATACTGGATGTCAGAACGATATTTGACAGCCAGATACAAGAGGTTATTGAGATATTCAGAGAGGTTAATTAA
- a CDS encoding prohibitin family protein: MQKPVFKKSYLFVLLLIIGFFVLLAINPFVTIGAGERGVVLNFGAVQPLVLSEGIHIVIPVVQKVIKMDVKVHKAQTNAEASSRDLQEVTTVIAINYHILPDKANMIYQGIGMSYKERVIDPAIQEVVKAVAATYTAEELITKRPIVSTAMKDGLMQRLHKHFIIVDEVSIVNFAFSKLFMEAIESKQTAEQLALKASRDLDRIKIEAEQKITQAKAEAEALRLQKENISPDLIKLRRIEATMKAIDKWNGIMPKVTTQTMPFIDATNIE; the protein is encoded by the coding sequence ATGCAGAAGCCGGTTTTTAAGAAGAGTTACCTTTTTGTTCTTTTACTAATAATTGGATTTTTTGTTCTACTTGCGATAAATCCGTTTGTAACAATAGGGGCAGGCGAAAGAGGCGTCGTGCTTAATTTCGGAGCTGTGCAGCCTTTGGTTCTTAGCGAGGGAATCCATATTGTAATTCCGGTGGTACAAAAAGTGATAAAGATGGACGTAAAGGTGCATAAGGCTCAGACAAATGCTGAGGCCTCATCGCGAGATCTCCAGGAGGTTACTACCGTAATAGCAATTAACTACCACATCCTGCCCGATAAGGCAAACATGATCTATCAAGGTATTGGTATGAGCTACAAGGAAAGAGTAATAGATCCTGCCATACAAGAGGTGGTAAAGGCAGTGGCAGCCACATATACGGCAGAGGAGTTAATTACCAAAAGACCCATTGTAAGTACCGCTATGAAAGACGGCCTCATGCAGCGGCTGCATAAGCATTTTATAATAGTGGATGAGGTTTCTATAGTCAACTTCGCATTTTCAAAGCTCTTTATGGAGGCTATTGAGTCCAAGCAGACGGCTGAGCAGTTAGCTCTAAAGGCCTCACGTGACCTTGACAGAATAAAGATAGAAGCCGAGCAGAAAATCACACAGGCAAAGGCTGAGGCTGAGGCTTTGAGACTGCAAAAGGAAAACATCTCGCCCGATCTCATTAAGCTAAGAAGAATTGAGGCCACAATGAAGGCCATAGATAAGTGGAACGGCATAATGCCGAAGGTTACCACTCAAACTATGCCGTTTATTGATGCAACAAACATCGAATAA
- the purQ gene encoding phosphoribosylformylglycinamidine synthase subunit PurQ codes for MFAIVVFPGSNCDHDCYHVLKHVCGAEVRFVWHKETSIGKDVKVVVLPGGFSHGDYLRAGAIAGFSPIMSAVSEFAANGGSVIGICNGFQILLEAGLLPGAMLRNKNLKFICKDVYIKVKNTNTPFTSSLKTGQVLKIPIAHAEGNYYADTVTIDKIKQYNGIAFTYCNSDGEENLEANPNGAVLNIAGITNSTGNVVGMMPHPERCSEEILGNTDGRAIFESALQFVKNKLK; via the coding sequence ATGTTTGCAATAGTGGTGTTTCCGGGCAGCAACTGTGACCATGACTGTTATCACGTGCTAAAGCACGTTTGCGGCGCTGAGGTCAGATTTGTGTGGCATAAGGAAACTTCAATAGGAAAGGACGTTAAAGTTGTTGTGCTTCCCGGCGGGTTTTCACACGGTGATTATCTGAGAGCCGGTGCAATAGCCGGGTTTTCACCGATAATGTCGGCGGTGTCTGAGTTTGCCGCAAATGGCGGCTCTGTAATTGGCATATGTAACGGGTTTCAAATACTTCTTGAGGCAGGGCTTTTGCCAGGAGCCATGCTAAGAAACAAAAACCTAAAGTTTATCTGTAAAGACGTTTATATAAAAGTTAAAAACACAAACACGCCGTTTACGTCCTCTCTCAAAACGGGGCAAGTCCTTAAAATCCCCATAGCCCATGCCGAGGGCAATTACTATGCCGATACGGTGACCATTGATAAAATAAAACAATATAACGGCATTGCCTTTACCTACTGCAATAGTGACGGAGAGGAAAACCTTGAAGCCAATCCTAACGGTGCAGTTCTAAATATAGCAGGGATTACCAACTCTACCGGTAATGTTGTTGGTATGATGCCTCATCCTGAGAGGTGCTCTGAAGAAATACTCGGAAATACCGATGGCAGGGCGATTTTTGAATCAGCCTTGCAGTTTGTAAAAAACAAGCTCAAATAG